One Campylobacter sp. MG1 genomic window carries:
- a CDS encoding 23S rRNA (pseudouridine(1915)-N(3))-methyltransferase RlmH, with protein MNLNIYYIQKKIDTNERLENKYIKLISQFAKININNIFSKQIAKAHEIGINEAKAEYTKAYSQYKKNYSIALSENGKNINSFEFANLLKDKNEINFFIGGAYGFNDEFLNSCDYVVSLSKLTFSHELARILLLEQIYRGICINKNHPYHK; from the coding sequence ATGAATTTAAATATTTACTACATACAAAAAAAAATTGATACAAATGAGAGATTAGAGAATAAATATATAAAACTTATCTCTCAATTTGCAAAAATAAATATTAATAATATATTTTCTAAACAAATTGCAAAAGCACATGAAATAGGTATAAACGAGGCTAAAGCAGAATATACTAAAGCCTATAGTCAATATAAAAAAAATTATTCTATAGCTCTTAGTGAAAATGGTAAAAATATAAATAGTTTTGAATTTGCTAATTTATTAAAAGATAAAAATGAGATAAATTTTTTCATAGGTGGTGCTTATGGATTTAATGATGAATTTTTAAATTCTTGTGATTATGTTGTAAGCTTATCAAAACTAACATTCTCCCATGAATTAGCTAGAATATTATTACTAGAACAAATTTATAGAGGAATTTGTATAAATAAAAACCATCCATATCATAAGTAG
- the accD gene encoding acetyl-CoA carboxylase, carboxyltransferase subunit beta, which yields MNLADIFKIRRTQSKPNEAPNHWVKCDNCHALMYYKEVASCFNVCPKCGLHMKLSPSERIEMLVDEGSFVEYDKTLRANDPLKFVDSKSYKKRLNESEDKTGRTSAVISGECKIGGIGVQLCVFDFSFMGGSLGSVEGEKIVRAVQRAMQKKEALIIISASGGARMQESTYSLMQMAKTSAALKLLSKEGLPYISLLTNPTFGGVSASFAWLGDLVIAEPMAQIGFAGARVIKQTIGADLPEGFQSAEFLLEHGLIDAIVKRSEQKEFITDFLRYFK from the coding sequence ATGAATCTTGCAGATATATTTAAAATTAGAAGAACACAATCAAAGCCAAATGAAGCACCAAATCATTGGGTAAAATGTGATAATTGTCATGCTTTAATGTATTACAAAGAAGTTGCAAGTTGCTTTAATGTGTGCCCTAAGTGTGGCTTACATATGAAATTAAGCCCTAGTGAAAGAATAGAAATGCTAGTTGATGAAGGAAGTTTTGTTGAATATGATAAAACTTTAAGAGCAAATGACCCATTAAAATTTGTCGATTCTAAAAGTTATAAAAAACGCTTAAATGAAAGTGAAGATAAGACTGGTAGAACAAGTGCGGTAATTTCAGGCGAATGTAAAATCGGTGGAATTGGCGTTCAATTATGTGTATTTGATTTTTCTTTTATGGGTGGTTCGCTAGGAAGTGTAGAAGGTGAAAAAATAGTTCGTGCAGTTCAACGTGCAATGCAAAAAAAAGAAGCGCTTATAATAATTAGTGCAAGTGGTGGTGCTAGAATGCAAGAAAGCACATATTCACTTATGCAAATGGCAAAAACATCAGCTGCTCTAAAATTATTATCTAAAGAAGGGTTGCCATACATTTCATTACTTACAAATCCAACTTTCGGAGGAGTTTCAGCATCATTTGCTTGGCTTGGTGATTTAGTAATAGCTGAACCTATGGCACAAATTGGTTTTGCTGGTGCTAGAGTTATTAAGCAAACTATAGGAGCTGATTTACCTGAAGGATTTCAAAGTGCTGAGTTTTTATTAGAGCATGGTTTAATTGACGCTATCGTAAAAAGAAGCGAACAAAAAGAATTTATAACTGATTTTTTACGATATTTTAAATGA
- the gdhA gene encoding NADP-specific glutamate dehydrogenase, with protein MSAKSYVNETLDLIKRVSSRQPIFLQCATEVLKSITPLLDLNKQYEEHAVLQRMVMPERTIIFRVVYIDDKGHAQTHFGYRVQFSSVLGPYKGGLRFHPSVNLDILKFLAFEQIFKNSLTGLHIGGGKGGANFDPKGKSDAEIMRFCQAFMSELSKHIGYSTDVPAGDIGVGAREIGYMFGAYKKITSKFDGTLTGKAINWGGSLVRKEATGYGAVYFANEILKDNKDSFEGKTCVVSGSGNVAIYTIEKLHQYGAKVVAISDSDGYVYDKDGIDLELLKDIKEVRRLRVSDYANEKKGAVYISKVNYEKGTNGVWSVPCDCAFPSATQNELSLEDAKNLHKNGCKLIAEGANMPCTLEAQKFILDSGIFYAPAKAANAGGVATSGLEMQQNANMTSWTFEEVDQKLHAIMKDIYTRTSETAKEFGFENNLVAGANIAGFKKVADAMIEQGYI; from the coding sequence ATGAGTGCTAAATCATATGTAAACGAAACTTTAGACCTAATAAAAAGAGTTTCATCAAGACAACCTATTTTTTTACAATGTGCTACTGAAGTGTTAAAATCTATAACACCTCTTTTAGATTTAAACAAACAATATGAAGAGCATGCTGTATTGCAAAGAATGGTAATGCCGGAAAGAACAATCATTTTTAGAGTTGTCTATATAGACGATAAAGGCCATGCACAAACTCATTTTGGATATAGAGTACAATTTTCTAGCGTTCTTGGACCTTATAAAGGTGGATTAAGATTTCATCCAAGCGTAAATTTAGATATTCTAAAATTCCTTGCATTTGAACAAATTTTCAAAAATTCATTAACAGGCTTACACATAGGTGGTGGAAAAGGTGGTGCTAACTTTGATCCTAAAGGTAAAAGTGACGCTGAAATTATGAGATTTTGTCAAGCATTTATGAGTGAACTTAGTAAACACATAGGATATTCTACTGATGTTCCTGCAGGTGATATTGGAGTTGGTGCTAGAGAAATAGGATATATGTTTGGTGCTTATAAAAAAATTACTTCTAAGTTTGATGGCACTCTAACTGGTAAAGCTATTAATTGGGGTGGTTCATTAGTTAGAAAAGAAGCTACAGGTTATGGAGCAGTATATTTTGCAAATGAAATTTTAAAAGATAACAAAGATAGTTTTGAAGGAAAAACTTGTGTAGTATCAGGCAGTGGCAATGTTGCTATTTACACAATTGAAAAATTACACCAATACGGTGCAAAAGTAGTAGCTATAAGTGATAGTGATGGTTATGTATATGATAAAGATGGTATTGATTTAGAACTACTAAAAGATATCAAAGAAGTTAGAAGATTAAGAGTAAGTGATTATGCAAATGAAAAAAAAGGTGCTGTATATATATCAAAAGTAAATTATGAAAAAGGCACAAATGGAGTTTGGAGTGTTCCTTGTGATTGTGCTTTCCCTAGTGCTACTCAAAACGAACTAAGTTTAGAAGATGCTAAAAATTTACATAAAAATGGTTGTAAATTAATCGCTGAAGGTGCTAATATGCCTTGTACTTTAGAAGCACAAAAATTTATTTTAGATAGTGGAATTTTTTATGCACCTGCTAAAGCTGCAAACGCTGGTGGAGTTGCTACAAGTGGTTTAGAAATGCAACAAAATGCAAATATGACATCTTGGACTTTTGAAGAAGTAGATCAAAAACTTCATGCCATAATGAAAGATATTTATACAAGAACAAGTGAAACAGCTAAAGAATTTGGTTTTGAAAATAATCTAGTAGCTGGTGCAAATATAGCTGGATTTAAAAAAGTTGCAGATGCAATGATAGAACAAGGTTATATTTAA
- a CDS encoding endonuclease MutS2, translating into MQKLIKSLDLNDYLDELCSNFAREKPIFIQGDTNLHLKRIEELCEYNLKEIKPIKDLTNSLNHLSKKGILHLDEIEEFIKIISYFKYLFTIQFKNSFKNYLDKIIIPKDIEEVTKYFKDDKFDENLDEKLITIKEKLKELNNRINQELRTILNNSKIASYAIDTQIHYINDTECILLRGGFLKILDGNIIARSNGGGFYVEPLSIANYKNGIKRLNKEIDEIKYEYAKKFSEILHKNLLFLKFINKEFDLIDGYIARVIFAKKNDLNFVIPSNDEKIILHEFTHPVLTNPKPISVNFNENVLLITGVNAGGKSMLLKSIMAASFLCKYLIPMKVNANKSHISPFKEYISIIQDPQNSKNDISTFAGRMLAFAQINGKRNFLLGIDEIELGTDFEEASSLFFTLITELKKYGKIIITTHHKRLAMLLAKEQGVELLAALYDLKNEKPKYEFLAGIIGKSYAYETALRYGISPGLIAKAKESFSQEEQNINEMINKNLELDAKLKLQISINEKKEDKLNKLLENLKDKEAKLIEEYKTRKNELENEYFKAINAAKKTLDFTDLKDKQRQINVANNLKKEIKPDIIVREEFKVGDFVKYDKIKGKIIALNKNIATVQSDMIKLKLDISMLKHSGNIPKPAKSQISYEKNIKNASVKLDLHGLRVDEAIEKLDKFISDALIAGFDEVMVYHGIGTGKLAMAVKEFLNAHKNIKSFSDAPANQGGFGAKILKL; encoded by the coding sequence ATGCAAAAACTAATTAAAAGTTTAGATTTAAATGATTACTTAGATGAATTATGTTCAAATTTTGCTAGAGAAAAACCTATTTTTATACAAGGTGATACAAATTTACATTTAAAAAGAATAGAAGAATTATGTGAATATAATTTAAAAGAAATCAAACCTATAAAAGATTTAACAAATAGCCTTAACCACTTAAGTAAAAAAGGTATATTACATTTAGATGAAATAGAAGAATTTATAAAAATAATATCATATTTTAAATATCTTTTCACAATACAATTCAAAAATTCATTTAAAAATTATTTAGATAAAATAATAATTCCAAAAGATATAGAAGAGGTTACAAAATATTTTAAAGATGATAAATTTGATGAAAATTTAGATGAAAAATTAATCACTATAAAAGAAAAATTAAAAGAGCTAAACAATAGAATAAACCAAGAATTAAGAACAATTTTAAATAATTCAAAAATAGCTAGTTATGCAATAGATACACAAATTCATTATATTAATGATACTGAATGTATTCTTTTAAGAGGTGGTTTTTTAAAAATACTTGATGGTAACATCATAGCTAGAAGTAATGGTGGTGGGTTTTATGTAGAACCATTAAGTATAGCAAACTATAAAAATGGGATAAAAAGATTAAATAAAGAAATTGATGAAATAAAATATGAGTATGCTAAAAAATTTAGTGAAATTTTACACAAAAATTTATTATTTTTAAAATTTATAAATAAGGAATTTGATTTAATTGATGGATATATTGCAAGAGTTATTTTTGCTAAAAAAAATGACTTAAACTTTGTAATACCTAGCAATGATGAAAAAATAATTTTACATGAATTTACTCATCCTGTCTTAACAAATCCAAAACCAATAAGTGTAAATTTTAATGAAAATGTTTTACTTATTACTGGTGTTAATGCTGGTGGAAAATCTATGCTATTAAAAAGTATAATGGCTGCTAGTTTTTTATGTAAATATTTAATTCCTATGAAAGTTAATGCTAACAAATCACATATAAGTCCATTTAAAGAATATATTAGCATTATACAAGACCCACAAAATTCTAAAAATGATATATCAACATTTGCTGGAAGAATGCTTGCATTTGCACAAATTAATGGAAAAAGAAATTTTTTATTAGGAATAGATGAGATAGAATTAGGAACTGATTTTGAAGAGGCTAGTTCGTTATTTTTTACACTAATAACGGAACTAAAAAAATATGGAAAAATAATAATAACTACACATCATAAAAGATTAGCAATGTTACTTGCAAAAGAACAAGGTGTAGAATTATTAGCTGCTTTATATGATTTAAAAAATGAAAAACCAAAATATGAATTTTTAGCTGGAATTATTGGCAAATCATACGCTTATGAAACAGCTTTAAGATATGGAATTAGTCCTGGTTTAATAGCTAAAGCCAAAGAAAGCTTTTCTCAAGAAGAACAAAATATTAATGAGATGATAAATAAAAATTTAGAATTAGATGCTAAATTAAAATTACAAATTTCTATAAATGAAAAAAAAGAAGATAAATTAAATAAATTATTAGAAAATTTAAAAGATAAAGAAGCTAAATTAATAGAAGAATATAAAACAAGAAAAAATGAACTAGAAAATGAATATTTTAAAGCTATAAATGCTGCCAAAAAGACCTTAGATTTTACTGATTTAAAAGATAAGCAAAGACAAATCAATGTAGCAAATAATTTAAAAAAAGAAATAAAACCTGATATTATTGTAAGAGAAGAATTTAAAGTCGGAGATTTTGTAAAATATGATAAAATAAAAGGAAAAATTATAGCATTAAATAAAAATATTGCAACTGTTCAAAGCGATATGATAAAATTAAAGCTAGATATATCAATGTTAAAACACTCAGGAAATATTCCAAAACCTGCAAAATCTCAAATCAGTTATGAAAAAAATATTAAAAATGCTAGTGTAAAACTAGATTTGCACGGACTAAGAGTTGATGAGGCTATAGAAAAACTTGATAAATTTATATCTGATGCTCTTATAGCTGGTTTTGATGAAGTGATGGTATATCATGGAATAGGAACTGGAAAATTAGCTATGGCTGTAAAAGAATTTTTAAATGCACATAAAAACATAAAAAGTTTCAGTGATGCTCCTGCTAATCAAGGTGGATTTGGTGCAAAAATTTTAAAATTATAG
- a CDS encoding Ppx/GppA phosphatase family protein encodes MAKRTAIIDLGSNGVRMAVFEKTSRYGFYILNEQKVKFRLAQGAYENNNILSEKQIKKAIEIIKYFKIQAKYLSCNKIFCVGTSALRDASNKDIFINALKKELKINIKTLSGENEAYLSGFGAINLLPKIEDAICLDIGGGSAELCLIQNSKVIQTFSLDLGTVRLKDLFKDKINKLEKFIDYSLENIPSNFKSTNLITIGGSLRAISSAIMEKNDYPLSQVHSFSYEFNKEIDFIEKIINCKNAELNSLGIKKERHDTIKVGALVFLKIAQKLKIQNIITSGAGVREGIYLKDLFGRHQNFPINFNPSLKSLEDRFLKIKTNSLIKNTKNLFMCLKDIHYVDDKYLFHLNYASRISELGLLLSFYSKHKHSSYFILNGLNFCIKHEDKAIISTIIEQHGKKINYENLKLKKLLPDENTISWLNFILAFCRALNKACENEICNFTYKNKTLYIEKNTNNFIIHEAIKKINKPKSFNIYINNEEI; translated from the coding sequence ATGGCAAAAAGAACAGCAATAATTGATTTAGGTTCAAACGGCGTTAGAATGGCTGTATTTGAAAAAACTTCAAGATATGGTTTTTATATATTAAACGAACAAAAAGTTAAATTTCGTTTAGCTCAAGGTGCTTACGAAAACAATAATATATTATCAGAAAAACAAATAAAAAAAGCTATAGAAATTATTAAATATTTTAAAATACAAGCAAAATATTTATCATGCAATAAAATTTTTTGTGTTGGAACTTCAGCATTAAGAGATGCAAGTAATAAAGATATTTTTATAAATGCACTAAAAAAAGAATTAAAAATAAATATTAAAACATTAAGTGGTGAAAATGAAGCATATTTAAGTGGTTTTGGAGCTATTAATTTACTACCTAAAATAGAAGATGCTATATGTCTTGACATAGGTGGAGGAAGTGCGGAATTATGCCTAATACAAAATTCAAAAGTTATACAAACTTTTTCATTAGACCTAGGAACAGTTAGACTTAAAGATTTATTTAAAGATAAAATAAATAAATTAGAAAAATTTATAGACTACTCATTAGAAAATATACCTAGTAATTTTAAATCTACAAATTTAATAACTATAGGTGGTTCTTTAAGAGCAATTAGTTCGGCTATAATGGAAAAAAATGATTATCCGCTAAGTCAAGTGCATTCTTTTTCTTACGAATTCAATAAAGAAATTGATTTTATTGAAAAAATAATAAACTGCAAAAACGCTGAACTAAATTCATTAGGAATAAAAAAAGAAAGACATGATACCATAAAAGTTGGTGCATTAGTATTTTTAAAAATAGCACAAAAGTTAAAAATACAAAATATTATAACAAGTGGTGCTGGAGTTAGAGAAGGAATTTATTTAAAAGATTTATTCGGTAGACATCAAAATTTTCCGATTAATTTTAATCCTAGTTTAAAAAGTTTAGAAGATAGATTTTTAAAAATAAAAACAAATTCTTTAATAAAAAATACTAAAAATTTATTTATGTGTTTAAAAGATATACATTATGTTGATGATAAATATTTATTTCATTTAAACTACGCTTCAAGAATAAGCGAATTAGGATTGCTATTAAGTTTTTACTCAAAGCACAAGCATAGTTCATATTTTATATTAAATGGATTAAATTTTTGCATAAAACATGAAGATAAGGCTATTATATCAACTATAATAGAGCAACATGGCAAAAAGATAAATTATGAAAATTTAAAATTAAAAAAATTATTACCAGATGAAAATACTATATCTTGGCTTAATTTTATACTTGCATTTTGTAGAGCCTTAAATAAAGCCTGTGAAAACGAAATTTGTAATTTTACATATAAAAATAAAACTTTATACATTGAAAAAAATACAAATAATTTTATAATACATGAAGCGATTAAAAAAATAAATAAACCTAAAAGTTTTAATATCTATATCAATAACGAAGAAATTTAA
- a CDS encoding tRNA dihydrouridine synthase, which produces MLTNLFSNSKPLFLAPMAGLSDLAFRTLVKDYDCDVTISEMISSNALVYESEKSFKMLEKSHNENPFITQIAGSNPEIIKKAVDIINTKENIHGIDFNCGCPVNKVIKQHAGSSLLKDLDHLKRLLEIIKKNNKTGTTSVKIRIGFDECEIEKIILALNELELDFISIHGRTRKGMYSAKVDYNAIGLAKSLSKTKIIANGDISYENHKEVLKITNADGLMIGRNAIGNPWIFSQIKNKNKEINKSKIILHHFELMCNLYGEFACSIFRKHLHEYSKCSPNASNFRDEVNRINNHTKMQNIIEEFFQCKN; this is translated from the coding sequence ATGTTGACAAACTTATTTTCTAATTCTAAACCATTATTTTTAGCACCTATGGCAGGACTTAGCGACCTTGCATTTAGAACTCTAGTTAAGGATTATGATTGCGATGTTACAATAAGTGAGATGATTAGCTCAAATGCCTTAGTATATGAGAGCGAAAAATCATTTAAAATGCTTGAAAAATCACATAATGAAAATCCTTTTATAACACAAATTGCTGGTTCAAACCCTGAAATAATAAAAAAAGCTGTTGATATTATAAATACAAAAGAAAACATACATGGAATTGATTTTAATTGTGGATGTCCAGTAAATAAAGTGATAAAACAGCATGCTGGTTCATCATTATTAAAAGACTTAGATCATTTAAAAAGACTATTAGAAATAATAAAAAAAAATAATAAAACAGGAACCACAAGTGTAAAGATTAGAATAGGATTTGATGAGTGTGAAATAGAAAAAATAATTTTAGCATTAAATGAATTGGAACTAGATTTTATAAGCATTCATGGACGAACTAGAAAAGGTATGTATAGTGCTAAAGTTGATTATAATGCAATAGGACTAGCAAAATCTTTATCAAAAACAAAAATAATAGCAAATGGTGATATATCTTATGAAAACCATAAAGAAGTATTAAAAATTACAAATGCTGATGGACTTATGATAGGAAGAAATGCTATAGGAAATCCTTGGATTTTTTCACAAATCAAAAATAAAAATAAAGAAATAAATAAATCAAAAATAATCCTACATCATTTTGAATTAATGTGTAATTTATATGGCGAATTTGCTTGTTCTATTTTTAGAAAACACCTTCATGAATATTCTAAATGTAGTCCTAATGCTAGCAATTTTAGAGATGAAGTCAATAGAATAAATAATCACACAAAAATGCAAAATATAATAGAGGAATTTTTTCAATGCAAAAACTAA
- the bamA gene encoding outer membrane protein assembly factor BamA — translation MKKVLYISMFSSLIYAQNITGVEFKGLYHLSNEQAQQVADLKQGDEINVYKINQAIKNLFSYGFFDDIFVENSNGKLTFNVIEKPFIAKVDVKGTSSNDMKQIQSFISIKKGEAYNEKKINDAKEKIVLYYQSRGYYDSLVEVDKEELPNNAVALVFNINRGETIKIQKVNLVGSEKLKYKHFDPVIANKEKEFLGWFWGFNDGKLYSTELPNDPARIKDEYLKKGYLDATISNAFLEANMQNYTAELTYYIYEGKRYKIESISIENPLENELKLNIKDLRSKKGKYVNSEKIKSDIDYISTKFQDKGYALVNVYPDISKNDERTIIDIDFKVELGNKYNIGQVIIKGNDKTLDKIIRRELYLTEGMQFSRTDLNDSILSLKKTGYFDDVKITPQPNQLGSIDLLVEVKEKPTGSITGGIGYSTSDGFLLNASVSDRNILGSGLHGGINIEKSDKDVTGKIFLNNPRIFDSKFSSGISLYSYKRDWDTYEEYNHGLELSLGREIGRFWGVGAIYNYEKSDLRKATYEMINSGEKLGKSTKSAITPYIYFDNTDDYYLPRSGIFARAAYTYVGLGGTQRYKKAAFDFKYYKGLKEDFDTDIIFRFKTSYNHIFDYNKTPINSRLYLGGLGSVRGFESDTISPKGIGKLGAIYDKGGAKSLNSSVELNFPLIDKLKLRGSVFYDYGMIGEKKLSEIKKESVGLSLDWTTPMGPLNFVFSKPLNKKDGDKTNTFEFSIGSTF, via the coding sequence ATGAAAAAAGTATTGTATATATCTATGTTTAGCTCTTTAATATATGCACAGAATATAACTGGTGTAGAGTTTAAAGGTCTTTACCATTTATCAAATGAACAAGCACAACAAGTTGCTGATTTAAAGCAAGGTGATGAAATCAATGTTTATAAAATCAATCAAGCTATAAAAAATTTATTTTCATATGGTTTTTTTGATGATATTTTTGTAGAAAATTCAAATGGAAAATTAACTTTCAACGTAATTGAAAAACCTTTCATAGCAAAAGTGGATGTTAAAGGAACATCATCAAATGATATGAAACAAATTCAAAGTTTTATATCAATTAAAAAAGGTGAAGCATATAACGAAAAGAAAATAAATGATGCAAAGGAAAAAATAGTACTTTACTATCAATCTCGTGGATATTATGATAGCCTTGTTGAAGTTGATAAAGAAGAATTACCAAATAACGCTGTAGCTCTAGTATTTAACATAAATAGAGGTGAAACTATAAAAATACAAAAGGTTAATCTAGTTGGTTCTGAAAAGCTAAAATACAAACATTTTGACCCAGTAATAGCAAACAAAGAAAAGGAATTTTTAGGTTGGTTTTGGGGCTTTAATGATGGTAAATTATATTCTACTGAATTACCTAATGATCCAGCTAGAATTAAAGATGAATATCTTAAAAAAGGATATCTAGATGCTACTATATCAAATGCATTTTTAGAAGCAAATATGCAAAATTATACTGCTGAACTAACATACTACATATATGAAGGTAAAAGATATAAAATAGAAAGTATTAGCATAGAAAATCCATTAGAAAATGAATTAAAATTAAATATAAAAGATTTAAGAAGCAAAAAAGGTAAGTATGTAAATTCCGAAAAAATAAAATCTGATATAGATTACATATCTACAAAATTCCAAGATAAAGGCTACGCTTTAGTGAATGTTTATCCTGATATAAGCAAAAATGATGAAAGAACTATAATAGATATAGACTTCAAAGTTGAACTTGGAAATAAATACAACATAGGTCAAGTTATAATAAAGGGCAATGATAAAACATTAGATAAAATAATAAGAAGAGAGTTATATTTAACTGAAGGTATGCAATTTAGTAGAACTGATTTAAATGACAGTATATTATCTCTTAAAAAGACTGGATATTTTGATGATGTAAAAATCACACCTCAACCAAATCAACTAGGAAGTATAGACTTATTAGTGGAAGTAAAAGAAAAACCAACTGGTTCTATAACTGGTGGTATAGGCTATAGTACGTCTGATGGATTTTTACTAAATGCATCAGTAAGCGATAGAAATATACTAGGAAGTGGATTGCACGGTGGTATAAACATTGAAAAATCAGATAAAGATGTAACAGGAAAAATATTTTTAAATAACCCTAGAATTTTTGATAGTAAATTTTCATCAGGAATTAGTTTATATAGTTACAAAAGAGATTGGGATACCTATGAAGAATATAACCATGGTTTAGAGCTTAGCTTAGGTAGAGAAATTGGTAGATTCTGGGGAGTTGGTGCCATTTATAATTATGAAAAAAGTGATTTGAGAAAAGCAACATATGAAATGATAAATAGTGGCGAAAAATTAGGAAAATCAACAAAGTCAGCTATAACTCCTTACATTTACTTTGACAATACTGATGATTATTACTTGCCTAGAAGTGGTATATTTGCTAGAGCTGCTTATACTTATGTAGGACTTGGTGGAACTCAAAGATATAAAAAAGCTGCATTTGATTTTAAATATTATAAAGGCTTAAAAGAAGATTTTGATACTGACATAATTTTTAGATTTAAAACTTCTTATAACCACATATTTGATTACAATAAAACACCTATTAACTCTAGATTATACTTAGGGGGTTTAGGTTCTGTTCGTGGATTTGAAAGCGATACAATAAGTCCTAAAGGTATAGGTAAATTAGGAGCTATATATGATAAAGGTGGTGCGAAAAGTTTAAATTCAAGTGTTGAATTAAATTTCCCTTTAATTGATAAATTAAAATTAAGAGGTTCAGTATTTTATGATTATGGTATGATAGGTGAGAAAAAACTTAGTGAAATTAAAAAAGAAAGCGTTGGTTTAAGTCTTGACTGGACAACACCTATGGGGCCATTAAATTTTGTTTTCTCTAAACCTCTAAATAAAAAAGATGGCGATAAAACAAATACATTTGAATTTAGTATAGGAAGTACTTTTTAG
- a CDS encoding sensor histidine kinase has protein sequence MKNEFDALTQNAVNIIKFDKNSNFTIHKDYKIINLNKKNEKANFKIISENNKKILILTYPYNNFGDYLILKKDITQTIKILDTIFIGLLLTIAIAITLIIFHSLFLSRILSIHLKELGLKISKFDDDFKNKLNTNDYPLEFKEVINGINNLINRIKNYNSSQKELFIGIAHELKTPLAVMKAKNDVTLIKQRNNDYYIETIKNSNNSIENMNKVINEILKVGRLEGAQFEEANEIDLIDFIKQESKNFSLLGTKTGQKIDIDLKPNNLIMKIQKTLFSQILQNFIQNAFKFSPENSTIKISSEIIDGYFYLYIDDEGCGLDENKDYFAPFKRYGNKEGVGLGLYLSKSAATALKANINLINRKDKQGTRAMFKIKLKH, from the coding sequence ATGAAAAACGAATTTGATGCGTTAACACAAAATGCTGTAAATATAATTAAATTTGATAAAAATTCTAATTTTACCATTCATAAAGATTATAAAATAATAAATCTTAATAAAAAAAATGAGAAGGCAAATTTTAAAATTATTAGTGAAAATAATAAAAAGATATTAATTCTTACCTATCCGTATAATAATTTTGGTGATTATTTAATATTAAAAAAAGACATAACACAAACCATAAAAATATTAGATACTATATTCATAGGATTACTATTAACTATAGCCATAGCGATAACTTTGATTATTTTTCATTCTTTATTTTTATCAAGAATATTATCTATACATCTTAAAGAATTGGGGCTAAAAATTAGTAAATTTGATGATGATTTTAAAAATAAACTTAATACAAATGATTATCCATTAGAATTTAAAGAAGTCATTAATGGAATAAATAATTTAATTAATAGAATTAAAAATTATAACTCATCACAAAAAGAATTATTTATAGGAATAGCACACGAATTAAAAACACCATTAGCTGTTATGAAAGCTAAAAATGATGTAACATTAATAAAGCAAAGAAATAATGATTATTATATTGAAACAATCAAAAATTCAAATAATAGTATAGAAAATATGAATAAAGTCATAAATGAAATTCTTAAAGTTGGTAGATTAGAAGGTGCTCAATTTGAAGAAGCAAATGAAATTGATTTAATTGATTTTATAAAACAAGAAAGCAAAAATTTTAGCCTTTTAGGTACAAAAACTGGACAAAAAATAGATATTGACTTAAAACCAAATAATCTTATAATGAAAATTCAAAAAACTCTATTTTCACAAATTTTACAAAATTTTATACAAAATGCTTTTAAATTTTCTCCAGAAAATAGCACTATAAAAATAAGCTCCGAAATAATTGATGGGTATTTTTACCTATATATAGATGATGAAGGTTGTGGATTAGACGAAAATAAAGACTACTTTGCACCATTTAAAAGATATGGAAATAAAGAAGGTGTTGGACTAGGACTATATTTATCAAAATCAGCAGCAACAGCATTAAAAGCTAATATAAATTTAATAAATAGAAAAGATAAACAAGGCACTAGAGCAATGTTTAAAATAAAATTAAAACATTAG